From the genome of Symphalangus syndactylus isolate Jambi chromosome 5, NHGRI_mSymSyn1-v2.1_pri, whole genome shotgun sequence, one region includes:
- the LOC129481973 gene encoding olfactory receptor 4F3/4F16/4F29-like has translation MVGANHSVVSEFVFLGLTNSWEIRLLLLVFSSMFYMASMMGNSLILLTVTADPHLHSPMYFLLANLFFIDLGVSSVTSPKMIYDLLRKHKVISFGGCITQIFFIHVIGSVEMVLLTAMAFDRYVAICKPLHYLTIMSPRMCLFFLVAAWMTGLIHSVVQSVFLVNLPFCGPNVLDSFYCDLPRFIKLTCTDTYRLEFMVTANSGFISLGSFFVLIVSYVVIILTVLKQSSARLSKALSTLSAHISVVVLFFGPLIFIYMWPYPSIHLDKFLAIFDAVLTPVLNPIIYTFRNREMKVAMRKVCRQLVNYRKIS, from the coding sequence ATGGTTGGGGCAAATCACTCCGTGGTGTCAGAGTTTGTGTTCCTGGGACTCACCAATTCCTGGGAGATCCGACTTCTCCTCCTTGTGTTCTCCTCCATGTTTTACATGGCCAGCATGATGGGAAACTCTCTCATTTTGCTCACTGTGACTGCTGACCCTCACTTGCACTCCCCCATGTATTTTCTGTTAGCCAACCTCTTCTTCATTGACCTGGGTGTTTCCTCTGTCACTTCTCCCAAGATGATTTATGACCTGCTCAGAAAGCACAAAGTCATCTCCTTTGGAGGCTGCATCACTCAAATCTTCTTTATCCACGTCATTGGTAGTGTGGAGATGGTGCTGCTCACAGCCATGGCCTTTGACAGGTATGTGGCCATATGTAAGCCTCTCCACTATCTGACCATCATGAGCCCAAGAATGTGCCTGTTCTTCTTAGTGGCTGCCTGGATGACCGGCCTTATCCACTCTGTAGTTCAATCGGTTTTTTTAGTAAATTTGCCCTTCTGTGGTCCTAATGTATTGGACAGCTTTTACTGTGACCTTCCTCGGTTCATCAAACTTACCTGCACAGACACCTACCGACTGGAGTTCATGGTTACAGCCAACAGTGGATTCATCTCTTTGGGCTCCTTCTTCGTATTGATCGTTTCCTATGTTGTCATCATTCTCACTGTGCTGAAACAGTCTTCAGCTCGTTTATCCAAGGCTCTGTCCACACTTTCAGCTCACATCAGTGTGGTAGTTTTGTTCTTTGGTCCTTTGATTTTCATCTATATGTGGCCCTATCCCTCTATACACCTGGATAAGTTTCTGGCCATCTTTGATGCAGTTCTCACTCCTGTTTTAAATCCTATCATCTACACATTCAGGAATCGAGAAATGAAGGTGGCAATGAGGAAAGTATGCAGACAACTAGTAAATTACAGGAAGATCTCCTAA
- the LOC129481974 gene encoding olfactory receptor 4F15 translates to MSGMNHSVVSEFVFMGLTDSREIQLLLFVFSLLFYFAIMMGNLVIVFTVTMDAHLHSPMYFLLANLSIIDMAFCSITAPKMICDIFKKHKAISFWGCIAQIFFSHAVGGTEMVLLTAMAFDRYLAICKPLHYLTIMSPRMCLYFLATSSIIGLIHSLVQLVFVVDLPFCGPNIFDSFYCDLPRLLRLACTNTQELEFMVTVNSGLISVGSFVLLVISYIFILFTVWKHSSGGLAKALSTLSAHVTVVILFFGPLMFFYTWPSPTSHLDKYLAIFDAFITPFLNPVIYTFRNKDMKVAMRRLCSRLAHLTKIL, encoded by the coding sequence ATGAGTGGAATGAATCACTCAGTAGTATCAGAATTTGTATTCATGGGACTGACCGACTCACGGGAGATTCAgcttctactttttgttttctctttgttgttcTACTTTGCAATCATGATGGGAAACCTTGTCATTGTATTCACTGTAACCATGGACGCTCATCTGCACTCCCCCATGTATTTCCTCCTGGCTAACCTCTCAATCATTGATATGGCATTTTGCTCAATTACAGCCCCTAAGATGATTTGTGATATTTTCAAGAAGCACAAGGCCATCTCCTTTTGGGGATGTATTGCTCAGATCTTCTTTAGCCATGCTGTTGGGGGCACTGAGATGGTGCTGCTCACAGCCATGGCCTTTGACAGATACTTGGCCATATGTAAGCCTCTCCACTACCTGACCATCATGAGCCCAAGAATGTGTCTATACTTTTTAGCCACTTCCTCGATCATTGGccttatccactcattggtccaATTAGTTTTTGTGGTAGATTTACCTTTTTGTGGTCCTAATATCTTTGACAGTTTTTACTGTGACCTCCCTCGGCTCCTCAGACTTGCCTGTACCAACACCCAAGAACTGGAGTTTATGGTCACTGTCAATAGTGGACTCATTTCTGTGGGCTCCTTCGTCTTGCTGGTAATTTCCTACATCTTCATTCTGTTCACTGTTTGGAAACATTCTTCTGGTGGTCTAGCCAAGGCTCTCTCTACCCTGTCAGCTCATGTCACTGTGGTCATCTTGTTCTTTGGGCCACTGATGTTTTTCTACACATGGCCTTCTCCCACATCACACCTGGATAAATATCTTGCTATTTTTGATGCATTTATTACTCCTTTTCTGAATCCAGTTATCTACACATTCAGGAACAAAGACATGAAAGTGGCAATGAGGAGACTGTGCAGTCGTCTTGCGCATTTGACAAAGATTTTGTAA